aaatcaagtgtttcACTGTGTGCACAGCGAcacattatatgtaaaaaatagaagaaacaaaagcgaggaaaaaaaaaactaaaactgctaTAGTGAAAAACCCAcgcgttaaaaaaaaacatgtaaaaaaaacaaaaacaaaaaaaagaaaaaaaaaggaaaaactgctacagaaaaacaaaaccaaaaacgaaaaaaaaatgcaacagaaaaaaaaaacgaaaaaaaaaattgcaaaaataaaataaaaaataaaataaaaaataaacatgtgggggaaacattgcaaccaaacaaaaatcatgcaagggaaagactgtagtaatccataatattttttttttctttttgaaaaaagctacaaagttaagttttcaaccagcttaatatagaaaaaaaactgagattcgtgtaatgaaaatatgataactaaattaaattttttttctacattaacaaactaaattaaacaaaaaaaaattcattgaaagaaaaaaaaacacaaagaaaaaggcaaaaaaaaaaactcatagggaaaacgaaaaaaaagaaaaaagaaaaaaaacaacaaaaaaatcaagtgtttcACTGTGTGCACAGCGAtacattatatgtaaaaaaaccaaagaaacaaaagcgaggaaaaaaaaacaaaactgctacagtgaaaaacctatgcgttaaaaaaaaatataaaaaaaacaaaaagaaaaaaactgctatagaaaaacaaaatcaaaaacgaaaaaaaaagcaagaaaaaaaacgaaaaaaaactgaaaaaaaaaaagctttagcTACAATGAATTTCCTACGCGTTTTAGTATATTACTTAATttatcatgtaaaaatttgcatataattatgataatcactttatttaattaatactgCAGCAATGAATTAAAAGCCATCATTAAACTCTGATTtcacttcttttaaaaaaaagataaatatgacCTAAATCGAAAATGATCCAACACGGCCCACTGAAAATGTGGGCCTGAAAACAGTTTGGGCTTACAAAATACCCCCCTTCAAAACCaaaaccccccccccctctctctctatctcttttATCTCCTCCTTCCAGTTCCACTTCACTGATTCACTCTGTCTTTACTGCTCGAAAAACGATGTCGTATATTCCTCCTCACCTGAGAAACTCAAGCTCAAACGCCACCATTACTGCTTCTAGAGCTCACTCAGTTCCTCCAACTGACACTAACGATCACCCTAACCTCTCCCATTCCTCTTCGAATTTCAacacctcctcctccaccacatTCGCCTCTCCCTCGCGTCGGAGCTCCGGCGCCTTCTCCCGAACTATCTCCGTTCCTCAACCTGTTTTTCCTAACTGGACGCCCTCCGACCGCGTCCTTCGCTTCAATCCCGATCAGgttcacttcttcttcttcttcaagtttttatttttgctaattTAAGTTGTTATTGAACTAAAAATATGCTTTATTTAGTAGTgatcttttctctttatttcgaaaaaaataaaaaaattcaattcgttaattaaataaatacatgatTGAGGCTGTAATGATAAATGCAGATTGCAGAAATTCGGTCTCGGCTTAATATAGATGTTAGTGTTGCTTCGGGTTCACCTCTTGCACCTGCAGCTATTGAATCATTTGAAGATATggtaaattctttttcttttttaatttattaatatttttttatttattacggAGTAATTTGTGAAACTGAAGAGGTTTTGTAAATATTTGTTAGTGTTTACATCAAAGTATCATGAAGGATATTGCACATCATGAGTATACGAGGCCGACTTCAATCCAGGCTCAGGCAATGACTGTTGCACTTAGTGGAAGGGATTTGCTGGGTTGTGCTGAAACTGGTAGTGGCAAAACTGCCGCATTTACCATTCCTATGATACAGGTGATTAGATTAATGCTAAAAGCCATGCTTTTGGTAGATGTGTTCTAGGGGTATTGCATTTGTTTGTGTAGTTTGATTgggatttttcatattttgatcTGCAGCATTGCTTGGCTCAACCTACTGTTCGGCGTGGTGATGGACCATTGGCATTGGTGCTGGCTCCTACAAGAGAACTCGCTCAGCAGATTGAAAAAGAGGTGTGGTAGCTGCTTTCCAGCAGTAGAGAGCAATAATATACTCATGGATCACATCTGTCACTCCGGTcaccttttatttatatttttcatttatagaaATTATGGACTATCGTCAATGAATGCAACTCtatgaaattcatcttgaatttggttattttttagagtCACGACTATTATCGACTTTATTTGTAATGATGGAACATATTTTCATGAGGTTTCTGTCTATACTTGAGTTTGTTCTGTATAGCAACTTTACATGGGTTTGTTAGACATACTTGACAAGCACCGATATTGAGCTACTTTGTCATATCTTTCAGGTTAAAGGTTTTAGTAGATCTCTTGAGTCCTTTAGAACGGCAATCGTGGTGGGAGGAACAAATATTGCTGACCAGGTAAAAAATGCTGTGATCATTTGGCTTCTAATGGTTGATTGTAGTTTCTAGGTGCATTAAAAGACTAGAAATGATGGGTTATTATCCATGCCTGTTGCCTTGGAATTGTCTGCATGTGGTTAGGTAGAATAAAAGAAACTTTTTGCATGTTGGAGTTTTACTGAAATTCCATATCTTTGTGAGAATTGGACTCCTATAACAGAGTTTCATGTTCTTTGCCAGCAACTAAGAATGTCTCTTGATGCTCTGTTTTCTAGTATTATTATGGTAACATGTGATTTTCATATAGTTTcctaatacctttttttttacgcTGCATCCCGTGACAGAGGTTGGAGCTACGAGCAGGAGTGGATGTAATTGTTGCTACTCCTGGAAGATTAATCGATCATTTACAACAAGGAAACACTTCCCTTTCAAGAATTTCATTTATCGTTCTGGATGAAGCTGATAGAATGCTTGACATGGGGTTTGAACCACAGATTAGAGAGGTACATGATTCTgcaatttgatgctcaacagTGTATACACCATGCTAGTTATGATCTATTACTGAATAACATACGTACACTTTAAAGTTTAAAGCAATCAAGATAGGTTTCGGTTGACACAAACATTTTCACAAGAACTGCAACTTTATCCTtgtttaacaaaaatttaaacagGTAAGCAACCCCAGCTTCACAGCATTATAACTAACTCATTGATCTGCCCAACACTAAAGGGAGATATCTGAGTTGACCTTTCCGTGAGCAGATGATGCAAATGCATGCGAGtggttgaatttttattttttttagataaagttAGCACATGTGCTTGATTCTAATGCTTTCACTGCATCATTGTCATTTGAGTGGATTCTTCAACTGCAGATAGAACAGTGCTTCATATGACTAGTGTTATTACACTTGCAAGCATTGCAGTTATCTTCAACAAGAAGATGTATTAATCACTTCCATATTGTTTCAGGTTATGCGCAACCTTCCAGAAAAGCATCAAACTTTGCTGTTCAGTGCAACTATGCCTGTGGAAATTGAAACATTAACACAGGTTAGAGCTCCTGcttatttccgtttgtatttaccCTTAAAAGCATGATATGATTCTTGCAAGAAGAGGAGAGTGGGAATAGTTTAGAAGATATTGATGGATCCGtgcttcattttctttaacaGCTATCATTTGAAACGAATCCTGGCCCATGGAGTAGAATATCTAATGTTaaactttttcttttaaaataactcAATGCCTGGAAATTGATATCCTTTTGACAGTaacctttttctttcaaattcatatTTTGATTACCCAAGGTGATTTTATTTCAGGTTTCTTCCATctgaacttgattaatttatgaAGCCTTCTCATTTGGTGTATTTGTTTTGGCGTTAAGATGTACATCGATCCTCCTTCCTGTTTTGTGTGTCTGCAAGTCCCTGgaaataatcttttcaaaacttcaaacaTGAGCATCTTCAGATAATGGTTTATTGTTTCCTTATGGTCAAATGTTGCTGGAAAACAAATACTATCCCAAAATTTGAATTGTTGCATGAAAATCACACTTTAAAGTACACTGTTGAATTTCATTCTTGTGATACTAGACACGGTCAATTTGGTCTAATGGTTCTTCTTATCCTATCTTGCTAATATTCTCTGTCATATTTGGTATGGTGTCTCATGGTTTCTCTGTTTCAGTGGTCTATATGTTTAGCTTTCAAAATTCTAGCACCAGGATGAGTTTTATGACGGCATTCAAAGATCCTGCTGCAAATCATGTATTTGcttttactaaattttttaaaagaagccAACTATATTTTTTCCTCCCCTTTGCCTATCTGGCTGGTTTTGCTGgcaattattatcaattttgagTTGAAAATCTTGAGATATTTCCTACTTATTAATATTAAGTTGTGTTGTAAGATTATATTGGCTAGTTTACCCTGCCACAAAGAAGTTAATGTGAAAATTACcttgtttttattcaatttcaggAGTACTTAACTAGCCCTGTGCAAGTTAGGGTAGGAAAAGTGAGTAGCCCAACTGCAAATGTGTCTCAAATTCTGACAAAGGTTTCTGAAAGCGAGAAGGTATGTTTCTTTTGGTGCATCAGTAGAAGATATGTTGTTTCACATACAGTGTTGAAGGTTGGCTTTCTATTTATTGGTTTATGTGGACCTAGTATATAGTTCCTCATTTCTAAGCAGGCTTGCGCATCACAATTAGTGTCTTCATGCCATCAACTTCACTGCTGGTTTAGTCATTGCCACTTTGGTAACTGAAgcaatttcattatttgtaaTAGAGAGAACAATATCGAGTCTAATCATCAAGATACAAGATACTGTTGCTCTCTGATTTGTGAGTGAGGAAACATTACAATGTCCCATTCTGTTTTTTTGGAGCATATCCATTCTATGTCATCGTATATTTTTaccataaattatttaacttgGATGGTTATATTcttataacttatttttaagGTAACATCTGTTCTTTCAAGTTTGTGTGACCCATCGATTAATCAAATTGGTAAACTGTTGTGAAAGCATTTAATGTGGTGCAGATTGATTGCCTTCTAGCTCTGCTCGTGGAGGATGCTTCTCAGGCTGAAAGATCAAATCAACCTTTCCCCTTGACTATTGTGTTTGTGGAGAGGAAGGTACACCTCacgctatatatttttaatgcacTTTAAGTTATGTTTCTCTATTGTTATTTACACTACAATCTTAGGTAAAGTTTTGATACTTGAATATGGTCTGCATGCAGACAAGGTGCAACGAAGTTGCTGAAGCTTTGGTAGCACAAGCTTTACAGGCAGTTGCTCTTCATGGTGGTCGTAGTCAGAGTGATAGAGAGGCTGCTCTGCGTGATTTTAGGAGTGGCTCTACTAGTATTTTggtattatgatttatattacttAAGGACCTTGAGTGCTTGCTTTTGGAAATGTTCGTATCAATATCGTCACATGTTTTAGATAACTCAGTTTGTGAGATTCCTAAGTTGTGTCGTATTCAAGCTGTCTTACTTTCTTTGTTGAAGTTATCCAATGAATCAAATTTAATGCTCTTAATCACCGTCCCTCTTTTTTGTCGTGTTCCCTCTCCCCGTCCTCTATACACTTGTACTCGCTCTGTCACACATGCCTGTTTATCTTAGTGTACTCTTTGATGTACCATCCTCTGGTGCCTTTTAATacaatttactatttttttcctgaaaaaaagaaagaaaaagtatcGTTTCTGATGTGCTGTAGATTTATTCTATACTTCCTCTTTTCCTCCCTCTTCCcatttcttctttaaatttcCTTTTTTACAAATTCAATATTGTCTATGTTTCTTATAGCGATCCATGTGCAGGTTGCCACTGATGTTGCATCTCGCGGATTGGATGTAACTGGAGTTGCTCATGTGATTAATCTGGATCTCCCAAAGGTATTTTTAGTGGAAACTTTTTTGATCACCTATTGCTAGATTAAATCCACGAACACAGCCTGGCAGTAtttcattgattattttgttggaaaaactCGGGAATCCTGCTTTGGTTTATGGATTGCCAGCCATTCTTGTTGTTCACAATAGCATTGGTAGTGATCTTGATTATAGAAGTATCCTGAAATCTCATCTTTTGTTGAGGCTAACAAGAACCATGCCTTGAGGTACATCATGGTCAGCTTGCGGTCATGTAGTCTTTGTGATACATATCTTTGGCATTTCATTAGCCTCATCATTTCAGTTGCTATTAATTTCCTTCTGAAATAGCAAACCTGAAGCTTCAGTTATGGCTGTCTCAATATAGACAATGGAAGATTATGTGCATCGAATTGGAAGGACTGGCCGTGCAGGATCAACTGGCCAAGCCACTTCATTTTACACTGATCAAGATCTGGTACCTTCTTCACCTATCTTATCTTATGCTCCTTTCCCGTAAATTTGCCAGCCCTTCAATTTTTGACTGGTGTGCCTTCTTACTTTAGTTCCTCGTGGCACAAATAAAGAAAGCAATAGCAGATGTTGAGTCGGGGAACACGGTGGCTTTTGCAACAGGGAAGgtattggttttattttctaatatactttaatattttctttctgtaATATTATACTTGGATTGGTTGTGTTTCTATCGCCTCACATTCTCTGCTCCACACGACTCTCCATGCAAACCTTTTCTTGCTGCGTGGAATGGAATTGCTATGTAGTTATTACATCTTGAATGATGTTTCGCTTTGTTatctttcttatattttaacCGAGCTTAGTGCTGTTGATATTTAGACTGCgagaaggaaagagagagaggcagCGGCGGCTTTGCATAAGGAAGCCAGGAATGATCCGTCCAAGGTGACGGGGCCCGCGTGTATAAACATCGAGGATAAGTATAGGTTCATGATGGCTCCTTCAATCATTAAAAGTGAGGGTGCAGCTGACAGTGCTTGggatgattgattgatgatgaTCCATTTGGTGCCTTTTTAAAGAGCACTGATGATCCATGCTCAggatttcaagaattttaaGGTTAGTGCGCGTGCGCGGGCGGGTGCAtatattggcatgcattttctGTACAATTacccaacttgtgatgctgaaagaaaatgaatgtgTAACTTCCGAATTTGGGCGTGCGGTGAATAACAACATGCTGAAGATGACGACACAAGGTCACGGATGACTTGTTCCCTCTCCATATCTCATTATGCCTTCTACATCATCCTACCGTAAGTAAGCTGTTGTAAAAAGAGGACAGGCTGAATGATCTCAAAAGGGCTCGTAGCAGTGCTGCTTGTAGATTGCGCAAGCTGTACATCTTTACAAATTTCTATTGAAAACTTTGTTGGGACTCAATTTTTTACCctatttctgaatttttttttttttaaaactaaaactatcaaaaaaatatgttcttgatgTTTGCACCTTCACTTTCTTTTCACCCAACATTTCATTCTCCTTGGTGGCTGCCTCATAGAGCTTTCTGatggctttttatttattgagaataGAAATAACCCACTTCAAATCTCTTGATGTGATTGGTACTAGAAGATACTCAACGAAATTGGGTAGAAATTTTGCACAAAATAAAAACTCCATTTCAGGGATTAAAAGTACAGGTAAAAATCAAGACCAGcccatcaaaagaaaacaaacattgcTAGCAGGAGTAGGTTTGGAAAAACTCTGTCTACGTGAATCCTCAGCTACTTTGATGTTCGAGGATTTCTTTTTATGGCCCCCCAAGACATGAGTCATGACAGTTCTCTTTTTATGTTTGCTACACAAACCAAAGAAATAACACAGGACTACTACAAACCATTAGTAGTAGTAAACCTGGGCATCACTCAACTCAAGCGTGAGATAtgtgaagaaagaaataatattcaACTCAAGCGTGAGATAtgtgaagaaagaaataatattgcATCATTACACTATTGAGTACCTGACCGGGGCTCGGGCTCGCACTATCAGAAGTGCAGTTGCATTGCAGCCACAACCTAACTTATGTTGCCAAGACTGGAACTCTCTTATGCCCGACAAAAGCTTGTCTTAGCGTATGATAATCATTCCTGTAATGTTCAAGTGCGAGACACAGTTGCCTTATAGCCTCCCGTTTCTCTTCTGCCCCTTCCAGGATTACAAATCTTTGCCTCTCAACTTCTTCCTCCAGatccttaacttttgatcttaACACATCCATTAGTTTTCGTGCCTCTTCAGCACCGGAAACCAGCTTCACATGCTCCATGTGTAACTGTTGCAAATGCCTATCCATTTGATCAATCCGTTCATCTCTTGAAGTTACCTCTGCTTTAAGAGCAATAACTTTAACATTAAGCTCATCTCTCtcagattttaaaacatcaagGCTTTTATCCATTTTTTCTATGTGATTGTCTCTCTCAGCAATGTCTTCCTTTAACTGCTGAATCTCACAATCAAGTCTTTGCTCCATTTCTGCTTTTTCAGCCTGGAACATCCTAATGTCATCCTCTAAAGAACGGCCACGTGATTCTTGCTCTTTCAGCTGCTCCTCCAAGCATGTCCTCTCCTCTATCAGTTTAGACATTTCAGCCTTAATCTGTGCTTTTTCTGGAAAAATCTTCTGCTCAGCATCAGAGACTGCTATTTTAAGATCTCTCGCCTCATGATCCCGGTCTGAGAGACTACTTTTCAACCTGGAAATTCTTTCTTGCAGCTTGGAGACCTCCCTTTTTTCCGCGTTGAGCTTTTTTTTCAACGTATTTATCTCCTTGTGAGCCAATGCAAGCTCATCCTgcaaattattgattttatcagAGGGTCCATCACCCTCAAGTTGCCCTTTCAAAGTAGTAATTTCTTTCTCTGAAACCTTAAGTCTCTCATTAGCAATCCTAAGTTCTTTCATTAGCGACTGAATCTTAGCATTGGAGTCAAAAGTATCAGATTCTGACCCATCAATCCTTTCTTGAAGATGTGAAGCTTGATTTATCTCAGGTTCCAGCTCAGCCTCCCTTGTCATCGCCTTGCTCTCAGTGGACGATGCAAACTCAGACTGCAAACCTTCAGTGACCTCAGATGACCTATATTTTTTAAGCTCAATGTTCAATCTAGCAACCTCTTCTTCTGACACCTGTATTCTCTGATTTGCATTTTTCAGATCTCGCTCATACCCTGCAATTCTAGcaagaatatcatcaaaatcCTCATTTCTCACTCCCCTAAATGAGCCATCAACACTCTCATCTTGCTGCGCCCGCAGCTTCTCTTTTGTTTCGCGAAGCTCAATTTCTAAATCAATTATCTTCCTGGACAGTCCTTGGTCACCACTATTCCCTGATAGACTTGAGTAATTGTTGACTGAAGAATCATCAGATTCTGATTCTGAATCTGTCAAAGTGGAtgattcatctccttctttctgGTGATGATCGCTGCTACCACCGGAACCCAGAAAGACTTCAAACCCAGCAGCTCGAGGGCCAGATTTATGACGGCTTAGTTTTTGTTCACGCGCAGGAGAAGGTGGTTCGGAGACAGCATCAGAAATTCCGGAGCCCTGGGATTGAAGATCTGATGGAATACTCCTCCTTAATTCTCCTGTCACGTGATCATAACGTTCAGCCAGAGATCGATACATGCGGTAGAACTCCTCTACATGAGAAATTAGTTCTGGTCTCTTCTGATAATACATCTCAGCCTTTTTAACAAATGAATCTCCATCATCTTCAATTAGCTTCAGCATCCGCTTAACGTTCTGGTCCATCTCTGCAGTAAAcgattgttttcttgtttttactcTTGGCATTTTGGAAATGAAAATGATCACGGGAACTTACTGTTctgtaatttaaaatacaaagttCGGAAAAAAATACTCCTGTTTCAAAAGCTTGGGGGTTTTTGGAATTAACCATACCAATCACTCAAGGTATTCCCATATCGgaatcccaagaaaaaaatcattaggaGCAATTGGCTATAACTAGCAAACATTCTAACCACCATTCTCTTAGAGATGAAAAAATAGAGAGGCAGATCCCCAAATATAGGCACCAGACAAGACACGGTATTAGACATGcatattattaaacataaacGAGTGAACAGCAGCTCCTTATTGATATCTTCATGGATCAGGACAGCAACATCCAGAGAAAACACCTcggtttcataatttattgcatgtccttttaacttttaaaacaatgtttatATTGTCTTTGGGAAGCATTATACTTAAATGTGTGATTTAGAAAAGGTGGCAAGGCACCACCATTTGGTTCCGTCTCTTTTATACATGTAATGCATGTGACATTTCTGCACTACCAACAAAAGGGACAGTGAGAAATTAGTTGCTCACCCTCAAGATTATCAATAAGCCACTTGGAATTTTTCGGACTGATATGACTATCCCACCACCACGAATGCGATTTTCTTGATTGcgatctcttaaaattcttagacgGAACCTGAAATAGGAAGCGCATAATCAAGAGCACGAGTTACAAGACCAACTTGAGGAAGAATCAGTGGAACAGATGGCAAAGGGACTCCA
This window of the Populus trichocarpa isolate Nisqually-1 chromosome 13, P.trichocarpa_v4.1, whole genome shotgun sequence genome carries:
- the LOC7465183 gene encoding protein NETWORKED 4B, with protein sequence MASSMVPSKNFKRSQSRKSHSWWWDSHISPKNSKWLIDNLEEMDQNVKRMLKLIEDDGDSFVKKAEMYYQKRPELISHVEEFYRMYRSLAERYDHVTGELRRSIPSDLQSQGSGISDAVSEPPSPAREQKLSRHKSGPRAAGFEVFLGSGGSSDHHQKEGDESSTLTDSESESDDSSVNNYSSLSGNSGDQGLSRKIIDLEIELRETKEKLRAQQDESVDGSFRGVRNEDFDDILARIAGYERDLKNANQRIQVSEEEVARLNIELKKYRSSEVTEGLQSEFASSTESKAMTREAELEPEINQASHLQERIDGSESDTFDSNAKIQSLMKELRIANERLKVSEKEITTLKGQLEGDGPSDKINNLQDELALAHKEINTLKKKLNAEKREVSKLQERISRLKSSLSDRDHEARDLKIAVSDAEQKIFPEKAQIKAEMSKLIEERTCLEEQLKEQESRGRSLEDDIRMFQAEKAEMEQRLDCEIQQLKEDIAERDNHIEKMDKSLDVLKSERDELNVKVIALKAEVTSRDERIDQMDRHLQQLHMEHVKLVSGAEEARKLMDVLRSKVKDLEEEVERQRFVILEGAEEKREAIRQLCLALEHYRNDYHTLRQAFVGHKRVPVLAT
- the LOC7464738 gene encoding DEAD-box ATP-dependent RNA helicase 20, which translates into the protein MSYIPPHLRNSSSNATITASRAHSVPPTDTNDHPNLSHSSSNFNTSSSTTFASPSRRSSGAFSRTISVPQPVFPNWTPSDRVLRFNPDQIAEIRSRLNIDVSVASGSPLAPAAIESFEDMCLHQSIMKDIAHHEYTRPTSIQAQAMTVALSGRDLLGCAETGSGKTAAFTIPMIQHCLAQPTVRRGDGPLALVLAPTRELAQQIEKEVKGFSRSLESFRTAIVVGGTNIADQRLELRAGVDVIVATPGRLIDHLQQGNTSLSRISFIVLDEADRMLDMGFEPQIREVMRNLPEKHQTLLFSATMPVEIETLTQEYLTSPVQVRVGKVSSPTANVSQILTKVSESEKIDCLLALLVEDASQAERSNQPFPLTIVFVERKTRCNEVAEALVAQALQAVALHGGRSQSDREAALRDFRSGSTSILVATDVASRGLDVTGVAHVINLDLPKTMEDYVHRIGRTGRAGSTGQATSFYTDQDLFLVAQIKKAIADVESGNTVAFATGKTARRKEREAAAALHKEARNDPSKVTGPACINIEDKYRFMMAPSIIKSEGAADSAWDD